One window of the Paenibacillus beijingensis genome contains the following:
- a CDS encoding nucleoside hydrolase: protein MKLLPRIILDTDIGTNADDAVALALAVKSPEIRLEGVTTVYGQVQARAVIADKIMRLCGVEGIPVYPGIEQPLLRNRPMFRAGLERKGWSPDDEEKEWDKHAVDFIVETVMRNPGEITLVTIGPQTNIAAALIREPRLSERVKEIVVMGGVTRLASNGLHLSALEFNIQCDPEAASVVFASGAPIVMVGLDVTRQAVFSREEKDKMAACGTPLALELTDMMQSFMDYMDRDFSYMCDPLAVAAVIDRSFIRTRRMNVSVHYDHREDSGQTIAELSDNGNVEVALEVDTERYFRMLHSRLFTACS, encoded by the coding sequence GTGAAATTGTTGCCGAGAATCATTTTGGATACCGACATCGGAACGAACGCGGACGATGCGGTTGCGCTCGCTCTGGCTGTGAAATCGCCAGAAATTCGTCTTGAAGGCGTGACGACCGTTTACGGACAAGTGCAAGCACGCGCCGTAATCGCGGACAAAATCATGCGGTTATGCGGCGTGGAAGGCATCCCGGTCTACCCGGGCATTGAGCAGCCTTTGCTTCGTAACCGCCCTATGTTTAGAGCGGGACTCGAGCGCAAAGGATGGAGTCCGGACGACGAGGAGAAGGAATGGGACAAGCATGCGGTCGATTTCATTGTCGAGACGGTCATGCGGAATCCTGGAGAAATTACGCTTGTAACGATCGGCCCGCAGACGAATATTGCCGCGGCATTGATCCGGGAACCGCGCCTTTCCGAGCGGGTGAAAGAGATTGTCGTGATGGGAGGCGTCACGCGTCTGGCTTCGAACGGCCTCCACCTTTCGGCGCTGGAATTTAACATCCAGTGCGACCCGGAAGCGGCCTCGGTTGTATTTGCCAGCGGAGCGCCGATTGTAATGGTAGGGCTGGACGTGACGAGACAAGCGGTATTTTCCCGGGAAGAGAAGGATAAGATGGCAGCCTGCGGAACCCCACTCGCCCTGGAACTGACCGATATGATGCAATCCTTTATGGACTATATGGACCGAGACTTTTCCTATATGTGCGATCCGCTTGCCGTCGCAGCGGTCATCGACCGTTCGTTCATCCGAACGAGAAGAATGAACGTGAGCGTACATTACGATCACCGGGAAGATTCCGGGCAAACGATTGCCGAGCTTAGCGACAATGGAAATGTGGAAGTCGCGCTCGAGGTCGATACCGAACGTTATTTCCGGATGCTGCACAGCCGATTGTTTACTGCTTGTTCATAA
- a CDS encoding extracellular solute-binding protein, producing the protein MKSKKQVKRLSWTAVSLLLAASLAAGCGQSGSAPAETAASEQKDASASASGVTEISFVSYSNYEKPLKKVIEAFEAGHPDVKVKLELNPFAQMMETIEIKMGSKSKDMDLLFVDSPLVMNYAVKGYLEPLDKLLPEGAKQTWVQSAVDAASYQNQLMAAPMNNSSQVMYYNKDLFQKAGVPFPDEDKRMTWEEVRDLAKKLTQDTNGDGQNDLFGFSFDQVGRAYQLLALSEGLGAKMISEDGMVSSGYTNSPEAVKAFQFYADLFNKDKVSPKIKKEESIDYFTSGKVAMFVGANHNLPKLKAAGLNFGVTLHPYFAGQKIVTPTGAWNVGISKYSANKEAAAEFIQFLTVGEGAKIMFVEGGTLPPQVDLLDEIGSNPKYGQFPDNVIRIAARESRETAVPRPQTPGYLEWESNMNKAFEDMKNGTDPKKALDDAVNIIDNQLKKYKQ; encoded by the coding sequence ATGAAATCGAAGAAACAGGTAAAACGTTTGTCATGGACGGCTGTATCTTTGCTGCTCGCGGCCAGTCTTGCTGCCGGGTGCGGACAAAGCGGCAGCGCGCCTGCCGAAACGGCGGCATCGGAACAGAAGGATGCGTCCGCATCCGCTTCCGGCGTAACTGAAATCTCGTTTGTGTCTTATTCCAATTACGAAAAACCGCTTAAAAAAGTGATCGAGGCGTTTGAAGCCGGGCATCCGGACGTCAAAGTGAAGCTGGAGCTGAACCCGTTCGCTCAAATGATGGAAACGATCGAAATCAAGATGGGCTCCAAATCGAAAGACATGGATCTGTTGTTCGTCGATTCGCCGCTGGTCATGAATTATGCGGTGAAGGGTTACCTGGAGCCGCTGGACAAGCTGCTTCCGGAAGGTGCAAAGCAAACATGGGTGCAGTCGGCCGTAGATGCGGCGTCGTATCAGAATCAATTGATGGCTGCGCCGATGAACAATTCCAGCCAGGTGATGTACTACAATAAAGATCTGTTCCAGAAAGCGGGGGTTCCGTTCCCGGACGAAGACAAGCGGATGACTTGGGAAGAAGTAAGGGATCTTGCCAAGAAACTGACCCAGGATACGAACGGCGACGGGCAAAACGATCTGTTCGGATTCTCCTTTGATCAAGTGGGACGCGCTTATCAGCTGCTCGCTCTATCGGAAGGCTTGGGAGCCAAAATGATCAGCGAAGACGGCATGGTTTCCAGCGGATATACGAATTCGCCGGAAGCGGTCAAGGCATTCCAGTTCTATGCGGATCTGTTCAACAAGGACAAGGTCAGCCCGAAAATCAAAAAAGAAGAGTCCATCGACTACTTCACATCGGGCAAAGTGGCCATGTTCGTCGGGGCCAACCACAATCTGCCCAAGCTGAAAGCAGCCGGACTCAACTTTGGCGTCACGCTGCACCCGTATTTCGCAGGTCAGAAAATCGTCACCCCGACAGGGGCGTGGAATGTCGGGATCTCCAAGTACTCCGCGAACAAAGAAGCGGCAGCCGAGTTTATTCAGTTTCTGACGGTGGGAGAAGGTGCCAAGATCATGTTCGTGGAAGGCGGCACGCTGCCTCCGCAGGTCGATCTGCTCGATGAGATTGGAAGCAACCCGAAGTATGGACAGTTCCCGGACAATGTCATCCGGATTGCCGCCCGCGAATCGCGCGAAACGGCCGTTCCGCGTCCGCAAACGCCGGGCTACCTGGAATGGGAGTCGAATATGAACAAAGCTTTCGAAGATATGAAGAACGGTACGGATCCGAAGAAAGCGCTGGATGATGCCGTCAACATTATCGATAACCAGCTGAAAAAATATAAGCAGTAA
- a CDS encoding carbohydrate ABC transporter permease produces the protein MRTEKNIGVIVLFLLPALAGLFLFKLYPILSGFAQSLYTVRFLSGEKVFAGLQNYVSLFTDPVFWGSLNVTLWFNVIITPLQIVLAFALALLLNAKIKRIAWFRSIHFVPVAVSVPTACMLWNIMLSPEQGLVNSILIGLGLSPQPFLSGSTQALGSIIAIASWKGVGYWALFLLAGLQEVPVSLYEASSLDGAGRWKQFVHVTYPMMKRTLTFVVVSVTIANLLLFAPMYILTKGGPEHSTNVLMLESYNNAFQYSDIGRSSAIVMIILLITLVIVALQFRWLKTSH, from the coding sequence ATGAGAACGGAAAAAAACATAGGCGTGATCGTGCTGTTTTTGCTCCCTGCTCTTGCCGGCCTGTTTCTGTTTAAACTGTACCCGATCTTGAGCGGATTTGCGCAAAGCTTGTACACGGTACGCTTCTTAAGCGGCGAAAAAGTTTTTGCAGGATTACAAAATTACGTATCTTTGTTTACAGACCCTGTCTTCTGGGGTTCGCTCAACGTTACGCTATGGTTTAATGTCATCATTACTCCGCTGCAGATCGTGCTGGCCTTTGCTTTGGCTCTTCTGCTGAATGCCAAAATAAAACGCATTGCCTGGTTTCGCAGCATTCATTTCGTACCGGTAGCCGTCTCCGTTCCTACCGCCTGCATGCTGTGGAATATTATGCTCAGCCCCGAGCAGGGTCTCGTCAACTCAATCCTGATCGGGCTTGGGCTAAGTCCGCAGCCGTTTCTGTCCGGCAGCACGCAGGCGCTCGGGTCCATCATTGCAATCGCCTCATGGAAAGGCGTCGGTTACTGGGCGCTGTTTCTGCTCGCCGGGCTGCAGGAAGTGCCTGTATCGCTCTATGAAGCATCGTCCCTTGACGGGGCAGGCCGCTGGAAACAGTTTGTCCACGTCACTTACCCGATGATGAAGCGTACGCTCACTTTTGTTGTCGTCTCGGTAACGATCGCCAATCTGCTGCTTTTTGCCCCGATGTATATTTTGACGAAGGGCGGACCGGAACACAGCACGAATGTACTGATGCTCGAAAGCTACAACAACGCGTTCCAGTACTCCGATATCGGCAGGTCATCGGCGATTGTGATGATCATCCTGCTCATTACGCTGGTCATTGTGGCGCTTCAATTCAGATGGCTGAAAACATCCCACTAG
- a CDS encoding carbohydrate ABC transporter permease: MNRFVRSHWLLYSTHAFLALIVLLPLSFALVSSFRPLDEIFKYMSPITWKTFLPTRVTWDAYVSLFTERGFGRIFFNTFFVSFVNVIAGLAVGSMAAFAFVFFEFRGKTALFVLVLLTFMIPFEVIAIPLYSLVNSLGWIDTYAGIIVPGIANGLVVFLFRQFFLELPKSLVESARMDGASWVRVFANIVMPLCKPVTVSASLLIFIQQWESFMWPLIATRSKEYKVIQVALSDFVTEYATYWNEMFAAAILSVIIPVLVLLPLQRYYVQGIANTGAKE; encoded by the coding sequence GTGAACCGGTTTGTCCGATCTCATTGGCTGCTCTACAGTACGCATGCCTTTTTAGCGCTCATCGTGTTGCTTCCGCTTTCCTTTGCGCTTGTATCATCCTTTCGTCCTTTGGATGAAATTTTTAAATATATGTCGCCTATTACGTGGAAAACGTTTCTGCCGACTCGCGTGACATGGGATGCTTATGTGTCGCTGTTTACGGAACGGGGGTTTGGGAGAATCTTCTTTAATACGTTTTTTGTCTCGTTTGTGAATGTGATCGCCGGGCTTGCGGTCGGATCGATGGCCGCATTCGCATTTGTCTTTTTTGAATTCCGGGGCAAAACCGCGCTGTTCGTGCTGGTGCTGCTTACCTTTATGATCCCGTTCGAAGTGATCGCCATTCCTTTGTACAGCCTTGTCAACAGCTTGGGATGGATCGACACGTATGCCGGCATCATCGTTCCGGGAATTGCGAACGGACTCGTTGTGTTTCTGTTCCGGCAATTTTTCCTCGAACTTCCGAAGTCTCTGGTTGAATCGGCCCGCATGGACGGGGCATCTTGGGTCCGCGTGTTTGCGAATATTGTGATGCCGCTGTGCAAACCTGTAACCGTAAGCGCCAGCCTGCTCATCTTTATCCAGCAGTGGGAATCGTTCATGTGGCCGCTGATCGCGACGCGATCCAAAGAATACAAGGTCATTCAAGTGGCTTTAAGCGATTTTGTAACCGAATATGCCACCTATTGGAACGAAATGTTTGCCGCCGCGATCCTTTCGGTCATCATTCCCGTGCTCGTCCTGCTTCCGCTGCAGCGCTATTATGTACAGGGAATCGCGAATACGGGGGCGAAGGAGTAG
- a CDS encoding AraC family transcriptional regulator yields the protein MDQTMREDHHEYLDIHYFTPTDYEKAGPAWPIRLGHNIAKPNYHIGPRTTAYYYLMFVLEGEGTFIQNGQTFKLGQNDMFCLFPQVTHEYFTAQDRPLRKIFVAFDGKKALDLLEAVGLTSRSPHRSGILSAEAIQLMWGFFNYVVHTGGNDNDFGRLARFLLIFDHLSKISVPSGGTGSDSLSWLQKGVDYMEIHYAEGITVGSVAKYVGIDRTHFTKQFRRVYGLTPVQYIQQLKTNEAKLLLEQTTYSLTEIAHSVGYPDLFSFSKAFKKNAGIPPKQYRLQRLLN from the coding sequence ATGGACCAAACGATGCGCGAAGATCATCATGAATATTTGGATATTCATTATTTCACACCTACGGACTATGAAAAAGCCGGGCCTGCTTGGCCGATCAGACTCGGGCACAATATCGCCAAACCGAATTATCATATCGGCCCGCGCACAACGGCCTATTATTATTTAATGTTTGTGCTCGAGGGAGAAGGCACATTCATTCAGAATGGACAAACGTTTAAACTCGGCCAAAACGATATGTTCTGCCTGTTTCCGCAGGTCACTCATGAGTACTTCACGGCCCAGGACCGGCCGCTTCGAAAAATTTTCGTCGCGTTTGACGGCAAAAAAGCGCTCGATTTGCTGGAAGCTGTCGGCTTGACCTCTCGTTCGCCGCATCGCAGCGGCATTCTTTCTGCCGAAGCGATCCAGCTCATGTGGGGATTTTTCAATTACGTCGTTCACACCGGGGGCAACGATAACGATTTCGGCCGTTTGGCACGCTTTCTTCTTATTTTCGACCATCTCTCAAAGATTAGCGTCCCAAGCGGAGGAACCGGGAGCGACAGCTTATCGTGGCTGCAAAAAGGGGTGGATTACATGGAGATCCACTACGCGGAAGGTATTACCGTTGGGAGCGTCGCGAAATATGTCGGAATCGACCGCACTCATTTTACGAAACAGTTTCGCCGGGTTTACGGTCTTACGCCGGTGCAGTATATTCAGCAGCTCAAGACGAACGAAGCCAAGCTGCTGCTCGAGCAGACGACGTACTCGCTGACGGAAATCGCTCATTCCGTCGGCTACCCGGACTTGTTTTCATTCTCCAAAGCCTTCAAGAAAAATGCCGGAATTCCTCCCAAGCAATACCGGCTGCAAAGGCTGCTAAATTGA
- a CDS encoding LLM class flavin-dependent oxidoreductase, which yields MTTNNDVRFGWFLPTAGDGKYVGVAPERKPTLDYLVDVAQTAEKAGFGFVLIPTGGACVDAWVVGSAVMSHTTTLRPLVAVRPGLIAPVLAARMGAALDVLSNGRAMINVVTGSSVQDLEELGDPLAHSHDERYERAEEYLEVMKRAWTNSDGLAASEFAEGKANDTAAGEPFTGKYYQFNRPVSAPKTVQQPHPPFFLGGSSKMAKQIAVQYADTFLMWGEPHDWIREQIEEVEAIRNEYAVETGEERTLRYGLRAQVLVRDTEEEAWAAAWELISQVSPEATRQAQQSFAQTDATNQRRQNELREKSQKDRFVAGPNLWTGLSTVRSGGAILIVGTAEQVSDRLIEYAELGVSTFILSGYPHLEEAEIFGRKALPLFHEKWAQKQKQFAAR from the coding sequence ATGACGACCAACAATGATGTCCGGTTTGGATGGTTTTTGCCGACGGCAGGAGACGGAAAATATGTGGGAGTAGCGCCGGAGCGCAAGCCGACGCTCGATTATTTAGTTGATGTTGCGCAGACGGCTGAAAAAGCCGGATTCGGATTCGTTCTCATCCCGACGGGAGGAGCTTGCGTGGACGCGTGGGTTGTCGGCTCGGCTGTGATGAGCCATACAACAACGCTGCGTCCGCTCGTTGCGGTGCGACCGGGCCTGATCGCGCCGGTGCTGGCCGCTCGGATGGGGGCAGCGCTTGATGTGCTGTCGAACGGACGGGCGATGATTAATGTCGTGACCGGCAGCTCGGTGCAGGATTTGGAAGAGCTTGGCGATCCGCTTGCGCATTCCCATGATGAGAGATATGAGCGCGCGGAGGAATACCTGGAAGTGATGAAGCGGGCGTGGACCAATTCGGACGGCCTGGCAGCTTCGGAATTTGCCGAAGGGAAAGCGAACGATACGGCGGCGGGCGAGCCGTTCACGGGGAAATATTATCAATTCAACCGGCCGGTGAGTGCGCCGAAAACGGTGCAGCAGCCTCATCCTCCGTTCTTCCTGGGAGGCAGCTCGAAGATGGCCAAACAAATTGCCGTTCAATATGCCGACACGTTTCTGATGTGGGGCGAGCCTCACGACTGGATCCGGGAACAGATTGAAGAAGTGGAGGCAATCCGCAACGAATACGCTGTGGAAACCGGGGAAGAACGCACCCTCCGTTACGGTTTGCGCGCACAAGTGCTCGTCCGCGATACGGAGGAAGAAGCTTGGGCTGCGGCTTGGGAGCTGATCAGCCAAGTGTCGCCGGAGGCAACCCGGCAGGCGCAGCAATCGTTTGCCCAAACCGATGCGACGAATCAGCGCCGTCAGAACGAGCTGCGCGAGAAATCGCAGAAGGACCGGTTTGTGGCGGGTCCGAATTTATGGACCGGATTGTCGACCGTCCGTTCGGGCGGGGCGATCTTGATCGTCGGTACGGCGGAGCAGGTATCCGACCGGCTCATCGAATATGCCGAACTGGGGGTCTCGACCTTTATTTTGTCCGGCTACCCGCATTTGGAAGAAGCCGAAATATTCGGCCGTAAAGCGCTCCCTCTGTTTCATGAAAAATGGGCGCAAAAACAAAAGCAATTCGCGGCGCGATAA
- a CDS encoding carbohydrate ABC transporter permease, with the protein MKIYELLKKILFWAILTVFFVYTLFPMLWLLIASLKTNVELLGDPFSFPAALQFGNYASAFQVAHLGRLFANSMLISLTATALNALIAAMAGYVLSRYQFTFRSAIFNTITAGILVPINALMVPYYTLISKLGLYDTQLALILTYTAISIPLSVFIIKGFMDSIPNELEEAALLDGSNFYQKFVYMILPISRTGIVTAATFQFLTCWNEFVYAMLLTSSEQARTMQMGIRYFASQFTTDYTSMFAAIVISIVPSVAMYSLFQNQIISGLTQGSVKG; encoded by the coding sequence TTTATGAGCTGCTTAAAAAGATTTTGTTCTGGGCGATTTTGACCGTTTTTTTCGTCTATACGTTATTCCCGATGCTGTGGCTGCTAATAGCTTCGTTGAAAACGAACGTCGAGCTGCTGGGAGATCCGTTCTCCTTTCCGGCGGCGCTTCAATTCGGCAATTATGCAAGCGCGTTTCAGGTCGCTCATTTAGGCCGGCTGTTTGCCAATTCCATGCTGATCAGCTTGACGGCGACCGCATTGAACGCGCTGATTGCAGCGATGGCCGGTTATGTGCTTTCCAGATATCAATTTACATTCAGATCGGCGATTTTCAACACGATCACCGCAGGTATTCTGGTGCCGATCAATGCGCTGATGGTTCCCTATTACACGCTCATCAGCAAGCTCGGTCTGTACGATACGCAGCTGGCGCTCATTCTGACCTATACGGCGATATCGATTCCACTTTCCGTCTTTATTATTAAAGGCTTCATGGATTCGATTCCGAACGAGCTGGAGGAAGCGGCGCTGCTGGACGGAAGCAACTTTTATCAAAAGTTTGTGTACATGATCCTGCCGATTTCCCGTACAGGCATTGTAACGGCGGCAACGTTTCAATTTCTGACCTGCTGGAACGAGTTTGTGTATGCGATGCTGCTGACCTCCTCCGAACAAGCCCGGACGATGCAGATGGGCATCCGTTATTTTGCGAGCCAGTTTACAACCGATTACACCTCGATGTTTGCGGCGATCGTCATCAGCATCGTTCCGAGCGTTGCGATGTACAGCCTGTTCCAGAACCAGATTATTTCCGGACTCACGCAAGGCTCGGTGAAAGGCTGA